The following are encoded together in the Methanocella sp. genome:
- a CDS encoding translation initiation factor IF-2 subunit gamma yields MPQPVVNIGMVGHVDHGKTTLVSALSGVWTDTHSEELKRGISIRLGYADCTFYKCKNCNEPECYTSKPECSACGAKDLEVLRTVSFVDSPGHETLMATMLSGAAIMDGAVLVIAANEPCPQPQTKEHLMALDIIGIKNVVIAQNKIDIVSRDEAIKHYNQIKQFVKGTVAENAPIVPLSAQQNINIDVLIKTIEETIPTPKHDLNKPGIMQVARSFDVNRPGAVPAKLNGGVLGGTISQGTFKVKDDIEIRPGRKVEHEGRTRWEPISTSVVKLVYGGDSVEEATPGGLLAVGTKLDPSMTKSDALAGQVAGKPGSLPPVWQKFVMKTKLLERIVGVADEAAMVKAISTSEPLMLSIGTSTTIGVVTSARKDAAEVALKRPVCAEVGSRIAISRRIGARWRLIGVGVLTS; encoded by the coding sequence TTGCCACAACCCGTTGTCAACATCGGTATGGTGGGCCACGTCGACCACGGAAAGACGACGCTGGTCAGCGCCCTTTCCGGTGTATGGACCGATACCCATAGCGAGGAGCTAAAGAGAGGTATATCCATAAGGCTTGGATATGCCGACTGTACCTTTTATAAGTGTAAAAATTGTAACGAGCCCGAGTGCTACACCTCGAAGCCCGAATGCTCTGCCTGCGGGGCGAAGGACCTGGAAGTATTGAGGACCGTGTCATTCGTCGACTCGCCGGGCCACGAGACGCTCATGGCCACGATGCTTTCGGGCGCGGCCATCATGGACGGCGCCGTGCTGGTCATCGCGGCCAACGAGCCCTGCCCCCAGCCCCAGACGAAGGAGCATTTGATGGCGCTGGACATCATCGGCATAAAGAACGTCGTCATCGCCCAGAACAAGATCGACATCGTGAGCAGGGACGAGGCCATAAAGCACTATAACCAGATAAAGCAGTTCGTGAAGGGCACGGTGGCCGAGAACGCCCCGATCGTGCCCCTCTCCGCGCAGCAGAACATCAACATCGACGTGCTCATAAAGACCATCGAGGAGACCATCCCGACGCCGAAGCACGACCTGAATAAGCCGGGCATCATGCAGGTTGCCCGGTCCTTCGACGTCAACCGTCCCGGCGCCGTGCCGGCGAAGCTGAACGGCGGCGTGCTGGGCGGCACGATCTCCCAGGGCACGTTCAAGGTCAAGGACGATATCGAGATCCGCCCCGGCCGAAAGGTCGAGCACGAGGGCCGCACGAGGTGGGAGCCTATTTCTACTTCGGTGGTCAAGCTCGTCTACGGCGGCGATTCGGTGGAGGAGGCGACGCCGGGCGGCCTGCTGGCCGTCGGCACGAAGCTCGACCCCTCCATGACCAAGAGCGACGCCTTGGCCGGCCAGGTGGCCGGTAAGCCGGGCTCGCTGCCGCCGGTGTGGCAAAAGTTCGTCATGAAGACGAAGCTTCTCGAGCGGATCGTCGGCGTGGCGGACGAGGCGGCCATGGTTAAGGCGATATCCACGAGCGAGCCGCTCATGCTCAGCATCGGCACGTCCACGACCATCGGCGTCGTGACGTCGGCGAGAAAGGACGCGGCCGAAGTGGCCCTCAAGCGGCCGGTGTGCGCCGAAGTGGGCTCCAGGATCGCCATTAGCCGGCGCATTGGCGCCCGCTGGCGGCTCATCGGCGTAGGGGTCCTGACGAGTTGA
- a CDS encoding ribose-phosphate diphosphokinase — MSPVIIAGSSHPGMALSIAQALGAKVLFPVVEKFPDGETHVVAPSINGTVVYVQTMHPYPNEMLMEMEFTADLLKELGAERIVAVVPYLAYTRQDTRHMDGEGIAVKTMLRMLEKAGVNDIVSVDLHLHRLGLQELSGMTSIRIHEVSAVDALAKESGRYLKKPVVVGPDAESERWAKRAAELLDSHYDVLEKNRISPTEIEIRPKTLDVKGQDVLIIDDIVSTGDTIKKVVESLRAKGANKIAAAFTHGVLSGEDAAAGLYRAGATYLISTNTINNEFSRVDVGPVIAQKLKEIL, encoded by the coding sequence ATGTCGCCCGTTATCATAGCAGGCTCCAGCCATCCCGGCATGGCGCTGAGCATCGCGCAGGCACTCGGCGCGAAGGTACTGTTCCCGGTCGTGGAAAAATTCCCGGATGGGGAAACGCATGTGGTCGCTCCTTCCATAAATGGCACGGTCGTCTACGTGCAGACCATGCATCCGTACCCGAACGAGATGCTCATGGAGATGGAATTTACAGCCGATCTGCTAAAAGAGCTTGGCGCCGAGAGGATCGTGGCCGTGGTGCCCTATCTGGCCTACACGCGCCAGGATACCCGCCACATGGATGGCGAGGGCATCGCAGTCAAGACGATGCTCCGGATGCTGGAGAAGGCAGGGGTGAACGATATCGTCAGCGTTGACCTCCACTTGCACCGCCTTGGGCTACAGGAGCTTTCGGGCATGACGTCCATAAGGATCCACGAGGTGAGCGCCGTGGACGCGCTGGCGAAGGAGTCCGGGCGATATTTGAAGAAGCCGGTGGTCGTGGGCCCGGACGCGGAGTCGGAGCGCTGGGCGAAGCGGGCCGCCGAGCTGCTGGACAGCCATTATGACGTGCTGGAAAAGAACCGCATCTCGCCCACCGAGATCGAGATCCGGCCGAAGACGCTGGACGTTAAAGGCCAGGACGTCTTGATCATAGACGACATCGTGAGCACCGGCGACACGATCAAGAAGGTCGTCGAGTCCCTCCGGGCTAAGGGTGCCAATAAGATCGCCGCGGCCTTCACGCACGGCGTGCTCAGCGGCGAGGACGCGGCCGCCGGGCTCTACAGGGCCGGGGCGACGTACCTCATATCCACGAATACCATCAATAACGAGTTCAGCCGCGTGGACGTCGGCCCCGTCATCGCGCAGAAGCTGAAGGAAATCCTATGA
- a CDS encoding DHHA1 domain-containing protein: MKTVIFTHGDSDGICSGALALAANGDSPVIFTNPVSVLSDIDEGLGYDRIIVCDIAINRPRSEQMKAKFEAIVKESELIYIDHHPLPPGFTEKWLFHSDNASASELTFNYFQNELSADMSRVAMYGAIGDYEDMSPGAQELINNWDKRSLYYQAGTLTQGIEVGRRDYDFKRGVVRQLARNIIPSEIGVLAKNALIAARHEDEMRQRIQREVKRLRNVAYVMDMNGCMGKAAIFARVYGRAEVGLAAEYRDHRYAYDISARGTGNVDLNVLIGETASKNGGTGGGHPRAAGGRVPESNMKQFLLDLDEAIGKALGK, encoded by the coding sequence ATGAAGACCGTGATCTTCACCCATGGCGACAGCGACGGCATCTGCAGCGGTGCCCTGGCGCTGGCGGCCAACGGTGATTCTCCCGTTATTTTTACGAACCCCGTGTCCGTCCTTTCGGACATCGACGAGGGCCTGGGCTACGACCGCATCATCGTATGCGACATCGCCATCAACCGGCCGAGAAGCGAGCAGATGAAGGCCAAGTTCGAGGCCATCGTGAAGGAGAGCGAGCTCATCTACATAGACCACCACCCCCTTCCACCTGGCTTCACCGAGAAGTGGCTCTTCCATAGCGATAATGCCAGTGCCTCCGAGCTAACGTTCAACTATTTCCAGAATGAGCTGAGCGCCGACATGAGTCGCGTGGCCATGTACGGCGCCATCGGCGACTACGAGGATATGTCGCCGGGGGCCCAGGAACTGATAAATAACTGGGATAAGCGGAGCCTGTACTACCAGGCCGGGACCCTGACCCAGGGCATCGAGGTCGGGCGCCGGGACTACGATTTCAAGCGCGGCGTCGTCCGACAGCTTGCCCGGAATATCATCCCCTCGGAGATCGGCGTGCTCGCGAAGAACGCGCTCATCGCGGCCCGCCACGAGGACGAGATGCGCCAGCGCATCCAGCGGGAAGTGAAGCGCCTCAGGAACGTCGCCTACGTGATGGACATGAACGGCTGTATGGGCAAGGCGGCCATCTTCGCCCGCGTCTACGGCCGGGCCGAGGTCGGCCTCGCGGCCGAGTATCGTGACCACCGCTATGCCTACGACATCAGCGCCCGGGGCACCGGCAACGTCGACCTGAATGTGCTCATAGGCGAAACGGCATCGAAGAACGGTGGTACCGGCGGAGGCCACCCCCGGGCAGCCGGGGGCCGGGTGCCCGAGTCAAACATGAAGCAGTTCTTGCTGGATTTAGACGAGGCCATCGGCAAGGCACTCGGGAAATAA
- a CDS encoding DNA-directed RNA polymerase produces the protein MYRKVRLVDIIRIPPQRLEEDLEQVITETIRDKLEGRIDKTLGSIVAVLDIVDIGEGHILVGDGAVYYEVTFDAISYRPELQEIVEGEVVEIVAFGAFVSVGPMDCLVHVSQVADEFMSYDEKNARLVSKDSNRSLGEGDSVRARVVAVSLNEHDPRESKIGLTMRQVALGKLEWIEEDQRKKGEKPEKARAS, from the coding sequence ATGTACAGGAAAGTCAGGCTTGTTGATATCATCAGGATACCGCCGCAGAGGCTGGAAGAAGACCTGGAGCAGGTCATCACCGAGACCATCAGGGATAAGCTGGAGGGCCGCATCGATAAGACGCTCGGCTCGATCGTGGCCGTGCTTGACATCGTCGACATCGGCGAGGGCCATATCCTCGTGGGCGACGGCGCCGTTTATTATGAGGTGACGTTCGATGCCATCTCCTACCGCCCGGAGCTCCAGGAGATCGTGGAGGGCGAAGTGGTCGAGATCGTGGCCTTCGGCGCATTCGTGAGCGTCGGCCCCATGGACTGCCTCGTGCACGTGAGCCAGGTAGCGGACGAGTTTATGTCTTACGACGAGAAGAACGCCCGCCTGGTTAGCAAAGATTCCAATCGCTCTTTAGGCGAGGGCGACAGCGTGCGGGCCCGCGTCGTGGCGGTCAGCCTCAACGAGCACGACCCCCGCGAGAGCAAGATCGGCCTCACGATGCGGCAGGTCGCGCTGGGCAAGCTCGAGTGGATCGAGGAGGACCAGCGCAAGAAGGGCGAGAAGCCCGAGAAGGCCAGGGCTTCGTAA
- a CDS encoding DNA-binding protein: MIVDTNGFMVQAQFGVDVLDELGRLGYDECIVPSCVLDELKTLEKKVRGKDRAALAVAAALAKRCKAVESPGNADDAIVRLAKELGADVFTNDAELRKRLRGEGVKTVFMRSKHKLETDYA; this comes from the coding sequence GTGATCGTCGACACCAACGGCTTCATGGTACAGGCGCAGTTCGGGGTCGACGTGCTCGATGAGCTCGGGCGGCTGGGCTACGACGAATGCATCGTCCCCTCCTGCGTGCTCGACGAGCTAAAAACGCTGGAGAAGAAGGTCCGGGGCAAGGACCGGGCCGCGCTGGCAGTCGCCGCCGCGCTGGCGAAGCGCTGTAAAGCCGTGGAGTCGCCGGGCAACGCCGACGACGCCATCGTCCGGCTCGCAAAAGAGCTCGGCGCGGACGTGTTCACCAATGACGCCGAATTAAGAAAGCGCCTCCGGGGCGAGGGCGTCAAAACGGTGTTCATGCGCTCGAAGCATAAGCTCGAGACGGACTACGCGTGA